ACGGGCGATCTGTACAACGCCCAGGAGTTCCTCGACGTCACGTCCTACACCCACGTGCAGCGCTGGGCGAAGGACATCGAAGCGCGCCCGGCGGTGCAACGCGGCCGCCGCGTAAACAAGACCTGGGGCCCGGAAGAAGAGCGCGTGGTGGAGCGTCACTCCGCCGCCGACTTCAAGTAACGCCAACCCATTCAACCACGAGAGCAACAGCATGACGACCGCAGGCACGCGCAAATCCATCTTCATCACCGGCGCCGCCAGCGGCATGGGGCTCGAGACCGCGCGCCTGTTCGCGGCCGGCGGCTGGTTCGTCGGCGCCTATGACCTCAACGAAGCCGGGCTCGCCGCACTGGAGGCTGAACTCGGCGCCGCCAACTGCATGGCGCGCCGTCTCGATGTCACCGACCGGGACGCCTATCGCGGCGCGCTGGCGGAATTCGCCGGCGCCACCGGCGGCAAGCTCGATCTCTTGTTCAACAACGCCGGCATCGGCAAGGGCGGGCGTTTCGACGAGCAGTCGTTCGAGGACATCATGGCGGTGGTCAACGTCAACTTCATCGGCGTGCTGAACGGCATTCACCTCGCCGCGCCGCTGTTGAAGGCGACGCCCAACTCGCTGTGTTTTTCGACGTCCTCGTCGTCGGCGACCATGGGCATGCCGGGCATCGCGGTCTACTCGGCGACCAAGCACGCGGTGAAAGGCCTGACCGAATCCCTGTCGAGCGAATTCGCGCGCTACGGCGTACGCGTCGCCGATACGCTGCCGGGCCTCATCGATACCCCGCTCATTCCCGATGCCTTGCGTCACGGCGCCGCCAACAGCGGCATGTTCCGTCTCATCCAGCCTGTGGAAGTGGCCAAGGCGGTGTGGGCCTCCTACCACGACGAGCCCGACCGCCTGCACTGGTTCGTACCGGCCGAGATCGGCGATCTCGACAAGGCCTCGGCGCTGGACCCGGAAGGCACGCGCGCCAAGTTGGCGGTGAATGCGGCGTTTCTCGACGAATGAATTCGAAGCGCGCCTGGCATGGACGCCGGCGCGGACTGTCATTCGGAGTGCGGGGACAGTGAATTGCTGTCAGGGGTGCGGCGCGCACGCTTCGAAGTGCGACATAGCGCGGGCAGTTCCGATCCTGTGAACCTCGTCATCATGCGCCAGCACCCGTTATCCGTCTGTCGTCACCGCCCTGAGAAGGAATTCACCATGGACAAGCGCCAACCATCCCCTTTCGTACTGACCGCCGCCTTGGTGTCGTGCACGATGATCTTTGGCGTCGTCAAGGCCGGGCCTGCCTCGCTGGATAGTGATGCCGACAACAACACTAGCGTCGGTAGCGGCGTATGGCCCGGCTTGCTGGTGACAGGTATTCAGGTCGAAGGCAAGAACAACAGCGGCTTCGGCTTTTCCGCTCTGCACAATCTCACTACCGGCGCCGGGAATTCGGCCTTCGGTGTTTCCGCCCTCGGCAGTGTTTCCTCGGGGCAGGGCAATAGCGCTCTCGGCGAACACGCGCTGGCCGGCGGTGACACGAGCCATTTTCAGAGTGCTTTCGGCTTCTTTGCGCTGGAAGCCGGGGGTGGTGGCGTCGGAGAAAACAACGCTTTCGGCGCCTTCGCCCTCCAGTCAGCCACCGGCGGGCATAACAACGCTTTTGGTGTCAAAGCGTTGCAGAGCAATCACGCGGATGACAATAGCGCCTTTGGTCACGAGGCGCTGATGGCCAATCTTGGTAACGAAAACTCCGCTTTCGGTGCTCACGCGCTCCGCAGCAGCAGCGGTGAGTCCAATACCGCGCTCGGCTATTCCGCGCTGCAATCCTCGGCGGGCGACCAGAATGTTGGCGTGGGTGCCTACACCCTGAATACCAATTTCGGCAACAACAACGTCGCGGTAGGGAGCAACGCGATGCTGGTCAATGGCGCTGGCAACACCAACGTCGCCATCGGCGTGAGCGCTTTGAGGGTCAACGACCAGGGCAGCTTCAACATTGCTCTCGGCTTCCGTGCCATGCAGACAAATGCCACGGGCAGCTTCAACCAGGCGCTCGGCGCAGACGCGCTCAAACAGAACCATAGCGGTAGCGAAAACATCGCCATAGGTCATGGCGCCCTTTTCACCAACAACACTGGCTTGCGCAACGTTGCGGTGGGCTCCAAAGCGCTGTTTTACAACTCCACCGGAAGGGACAATATCGCGGTGGGCAATGCCTCGGGCTCGGTACCGACAGCGGGGATTTCGAATATCCACATCGGCCATGCCGGCATGGCCGGCGATACGCGCCTGATTCGCATCGGCCGCCAAGGAACGCAGATGAAAGCCTTCATCGCGGGTGTCCGTGGCGCGACGGTGAGCGGCGCGAGCGTGGTGGTGAACAGCCTCGGCCAGCTCGGCGTGCAAAGCTCATCGCGGCGCTACAAGGACGACATTGCGCCGATCGGCGACGCCAGCGACGCATTGCTCAATTTGAAGCCGGTCACTTTCCGCTACAAGGAAGCCGATGAGACGGGCAACAAGCCGCTGCAATACGGTCTCATCGCCGAAGACGTCGCGAGGGTGCTGCCAGCGCTGGTGGTCTACGACGATCATGGGCAGCCCGAGACGGTCGCCTACCAGATGCTGACCAGCCTGCTCTTGAACGAATTCCAGAAGACCCATACCAAGCTCGATGCAGTGGAAGCACGGGCTCGTAATGAGCTGGCAGCGGCGAATGCGCGGGCGCAGGCGGCGGAGGACGCAGCACAGCGAGCCAGCGCGATTGCCGCGCAGGCTATGCATGAGATGCAATCCCTGCACAATGAGATGACGGCGCTGCGCGCGGCTTCGCGTCGGCTCGAAGCCGCGCAAAATGGCGCGACGATTGCAACGGCGAGCGAGCCCTGACGCGCAGGGCGTGACTGCAGCAGGGCGTCGGGCTGTGTCCCGATGTCGAATTATTCTCCGCGCGCCCTCGGGTAGTGCCTGTAATGGGCTTTAGCGAGGCCGCGGTTCAGCTCGCCATTGCAATTGGCCGATGTCGCCCCCAGTTAGTGCCCAATGCGCGTTTCAAATTCATCGTCCTGGAGGACCACCATGCGTCGATTCCTGCCAGCCTCGCTGCTACTGCTGTCGCTGTCGCTGGCGCTCAGCGGCTGCGGTTACAACACCCTGCAAAGCACCGACGAGCAGGTCAAATCGAGCTGGTCGGAGGTCATCAACCAGTACCAGCGCCGCGCCGATCTCATCCCTAACCTGGTCAACACCGTGAAGGGCTTTGCCGCGCAGGAGAAAGACATCCTGCTGGGCGTGACCAATGCGCGCGCCAAGGTCGGCAGCATCCAGGCCACGCCTGAACTCGTGAACGACGCGGAGGCCTTCGCCAGGTTCCAGGCCGCCCAGGGGGAATTGAGCACGGCCTTGTCGCGCCTCTTGGTGGTGTCGGAGAACTACCCGCAGTTGAAGTCCGATGCCCAACTTCCGTGACCTGCAGGCGCAGCTCGAGGGCACCGAGAACCGCATCGCGGCGGTGGCGCGCAACCCGCTACATCAAGGCTGTGCAGGAATACAACGTCACGGTGCGGTCCTTCGACCAATTTCATCGCCATGGCGTTTGGCTACCAGACCAAGCCGAATTTCACGGTCGAGAACGAAGCCGCCATCGCCAAGCCGCCCACCGTCGACTTTGGCAATGCCGCGCCCGCGCCCACCGCGCAACCAGGCACGGCGGGCGGCGGCGCACAGTGATGTCATGAAGGCGTGGCGGGCGGTGTTGGCCGCGCTGCTGTTGCTGACAGCCGCGGCCGCCGGCGCGGAAGTGGCGGTGCCGAGATTCGAGCAGCGCGTGACCGATCTCACGGCTACGCTCGGCGCCGCGGTCGCCGCCGATCTCGAGCAGCGCACGGCGGCATTCGAAGCGCGCAAGGGCAGCCGGTCGCGGTGTTGATGGTGGCCACCACCGCGCCCGAGACCATCGAGCAATACGCGCTGCGCGTCGCCGAGCAATGGAAGCTTGGGCGCGCCGGCATCGATGACGGCGCCCTGCTGGTCATCGCCAAGGACGATCGCGCGCTGCGCATCGAAGTCGGCTATGGCCTCGAAGGCGCGTTGAACGATGCCACCGCCAAGCGCATCGTCAGCGACATCATCGTGCCGTATTTAAAACGCGGCGATTTCGAGGCGGCGTCGGCGGCCGGCGTCACGCACATGATGAAAGTCAGTGGACGGCGAAGCCCTGCCACCGCCCGCCCGCGAACGCGACCCCGATGGCGGCCTGTCGAAATATTTTCCCGTGCTGTTCATCCTCACCCTTTTCATCGGCGAAGCATCGCGCGTGATGTTCGGCCGCGCGTGCCCGGCGGTCGTGACCGGCGGCGCGGTGTCGCTCATCAGCTGGATGCTGCTCGGCGGACTGCTGTTGGCGCTGACGGTGGGCGTGTTCGCGTCGCTGTTCACGCTCATGGGCGGCCTGCCCGGGCGCGGCAGGGGCGGCTTGGGCGGCGGGCGATTCGGTGGCTTCGGCGGACGTGGCGGCGGCTTCAGCGGCGGTGGCGGCGGTTTCGGTGGCGGCGGCGCGTCGGGGCGCTGGTGAGCATGCGTTTCCAACGCCTGTGCCGCCATCTCGCCACCCGCCACGCGCATCTGCGGCGCGCGTTTCCCGAACGCAGCCTCGCGCGCATCGAAGAGGCCATCAAGGCCAGCGAGCAAAGCCATGCCGGTGAGATCCGGTTCGTGGTCGAAGCGGCGCTGGATGTGCCCGCGCTGCTCAACGACCAGGCGCCGCGCGAACGCGCGCTCGAAGTGTTTTCGCAGCTGCGGGTGTGGGACACCGAGCACAACAACGGCGTGCTGGTGTACCTGCTGCTGGCCGACCGGGACGTGGAGATAGTCGCCGATCGCGGTATCGCCGCGCGCCTGCCGCCGTCGGCATGGGAAGACATCTGTCGTGACATGGAAGCGGCATTTCGTGAGGGTCGCTACGAGGCCGGCGTGGTCAATGGCATCGCCGCCATCGGCCGCCATCTCGCCGCGAGTTTTCCCGTCAACGGCGTGGCGCGCAATGAACTGGACGACCGTCCGCGACTGCTCTGACGGCGAGGCCGCGCACGTTTCGCGCCCGGCACGTGGTCGGCTGTGAACGTGGACGAACGGCGTCCGGTCAAGGGTGCCGAGGGCGTACACTGCCGCCAGTGACGCGGGGTGTTCATTCATGCACATAGAATTTCTGGGCGCCGCCGGCGAAGTGACCGGCTCCTGTCACCTGTTGACCGTCGGCGGCCGGCGCGTGCTGCTCGACTGCGGCCTCATACAAGGCAGTCGCACCGACGAGGCGCGCAATGCCGAGCCGTTCGCCTTCGATCCCGCCAGCATCGACGCGGTGGTGCTGAGTCACTCCCATATCGACCATGGCGGCCGCCTGCCGCTACTGGTCAAGGCCGGTTATCGCGGCCCGATCTACACCCACGGCGCGGCCCGCGATCTATGCGAGATCCTGTTACGCGACGCGGCCTTCATCAACGAAAAGGAAGTCGAATGGGAGAACCGCAAGCGCGAACGCAAAGGCCTCGCGCCGCGCCTGCCCCCGTACTGCGTCAGCCGAGAGGCCGAGCGCGCCATGCAGCGCTTCGTGAGTTTGAATTACAACGAAACGCATACCACGTGCCGGGCGTGAGCCTGCGCCTTAATTGATGCCGGGCAGTCCCCGGTTCGTCCATCGTCGAACTCGAACTCGAGGAAAAGGGCCGGCGTTGCTGACCGGTGTTCCCGCGATCTCGGCCAGCGGCGCCGCCATCATGCGCGACCTGAGCGTGCTCAGCGCCGCCGATTTTTTCGTGATCCTCGAAAGCACCTACGGCGATCGGCCGCACCGCTCGCAGGCCGAAACGCTGGACGAGATGGCGGCGGTATTACGCGAAGCGGACGCGGCCGGTGGTATGTGTTGATCTCGGCTTTCGCCGTCGGCCGCAGCCAGGAACCGGCTGCACCTCTTCGGTCGCTATTTCAGGAGTGGGATCCGCACACTGGCGCATCGTGCTCGAGCGTCCGCTCGCCATCGAAGCGACCGAGATCTACGTGCGTCAGGCAGCGAGCCGCGTCGATGCCGAGGCGCGCGAGCCGTTCCCGGACGCCAGCGCCGCCTGCCGGTGCCGCCCAACCTGAGAGACAGGCACCGCCGCGCAGTCCATGGCGTCTCAAACCGTGCCGCCGGCGGCACGATCATCATGGCCGGTAGCGGCATGTAACGGCGGTCGCATTCTGACGCATCATCTGAAAACAACGCGTGGCGGCGCGACCGCCATATCGTGATGGTCGGTTTCCAACGCCGCGGCACGCTGGGCCGCGCGCTGGTCGACGGCGCGCTACATCCGCCCGTGGGCGAGACCATACGCGTGAATGCCAAGGTGCATACCCTGGGCGGCTTTTCCGCCCACGCCGACCAGGGCGAACTGTCGCGCTGGTATGGGCATTTCCAGCACAAGCCGCGCCTGGTGCTGGTGCACGGCGAAGCCAGTGCGCAGCAGGCGCTGGTACAGCGTATCGAAGATGACCATGGCGTCACGGCGCACATCGCCGCGCGCGGCGAGTCCCCGCACTGCCGACGCACTGAGCCTTAGCCGGCGCCGGCCTTGCGGAACGTGAGGTTGTAGCGATAGGCGCCGGTCAGCGCGTGCTGGCCTTCCGCCAACTCGGCCACGCCATGGTAGGTGAGCCGCGCCGGGCCGCCCCACACCACCACGTCACCGTGCGCGAGCGCGATGCGCCGCGTGTCGTCCTGGCGGCGCGCCGCCCCACAGGAAACGCGGCGGCACACCCAGCGACACCGATACGATGGGTTGGCCGAAATCGCTTTCGTCCTTGTCCTGGTGCAGCGACAGGCGCGCGCCGCGCGCATAGCGATTGACGAGGCAGGCATCGGGATGGAAGTCCTCGAAGCCGGCGGCCAGGGCGGCGCTGAGCGCGAGTGCGTGTTGAACGCGGCCGGCATCGCCGGCCAGGGTTCACCGCTGTCCGGATCGCAGGCCTGGTAGCGATAGCCGCGCCGGTCCGACACCCAGCCCAGCGCGCCGCAGTTGCTCATCGCGACCGACATGCGATGGCCGCTGAGCGTGACGAGATGGCGGAACGGCGCGCGTGCGTCAGCGCCGCGATGTCCTCTACCAGCGCGGCGGCCTCGGCCAGCGCGAAGCCGCGCAGCAGCCAGGCGCCCTCGCTCAAAGCCTGGCGCGCTTCGTCGGCGAACAAAGACAGTGTCATGGCGCGATGCCCATCCTTTTATCGGCGTGCCCTCGGCAGGGCGCCAGTGTGGTCCGCGCTGGCGATGCGCGCCTCCCGTTGTTTGCGCGCTGGCCGCGCATGCCACCGATACCGGTCATGCCGCGCGCATCGCAATGCGCAAAGCTACGACCGCCATCACCGTTCATGTATTTGCACCCCGCGCCGCGCTTGCGGCGTCTTTGACACTCCTATGCTCAACGTGGGCTCGATGCGTCACCCATCACCCCACGTCACCCGTACGTTGAAAGGAGAGGACCATGGCCAGCGAGATCACCCTGTTCACTCAACGCCGGCGTGACTGGAAAGCGGAGGTCGAAGCCCGGAAGAACAACGCCCTGGTGTACAAGAGCATAGGCACCGTGTCACGGTCTATCATCATCGCGAGCAGACTAAGAACATCTGGGGTAACACCGTCACTGACTGCGCAAGGCGGCCCCGCCCATTTCATCACTAACGTCTATCGCGGCAGCGGCCGAGCGCCGCCACGCGCAGCACGACCCGTAAGAAAAGCCAGCTTATTGTGAACTGAAGGGAATGGGCGGTGGGCGTGACCATTACCCCGCCGGCCGACAGCTTGACGATGTCGCCGGTGGCGCAAGATCCTCGATCTCGATTCGGTGACCGGCACGGTCAGCGTCGTGATTGGCAGTGAGGTGCTGCGCGGTGAAGTGACGAGCCAGCAGCGTGCCCAGCGATTCCAGCATCTGGTGAACACGCATGTGGTCGCGGCGTCGTCTCGACTAAGGGGCGTTGCGCGCCTGCGCATCGTCGAGGCCGCGCGCGCCGATCCGCGGGCATCGATAGCCAGGACGAGCTCGCGCCGAGCTGGAACGAACAGCAGCTCGCCGCATTCTGCGTGAGCGCGGCTCGAGGACATCGCGCGCCATGCGCGGGCGGGCGATGCGGTCCAACCGCGCGTATCGCGTGGTGGATCGGCGCTCGCCGACCCGGCTCGACACTGGCGCCGCGCGGCTCGACGCCCTCGAGATCGGCGCGGCCTTCAACCTTGCCGTGGCGCTGTTCGACACCGCCATCGACGAAGCGCCGATCCCGCGCCTGGCGCTGGTCGAGGCGCTCGCGCCGCAACGCCTGGCGCAGCGTTTGAAGAGGCCGGGCGACGACCGCGCGCGATTGCGCTCGGAACATGCCGCCGCCGCGTGCGTGGTGCATCTTTTCGATCGGGCCCTGGCGCTTGCGGCCATGCGTCATGCCGGCGAGCCGCAACGCATCGAACGCCTGTGCGCCATGCTGGACGCCATGTATCGCAGCGTGCTCGGCCAGGGCGACGACCCCTTCGTTGCCAAGACCGGCCCGGTGATGTTCATCGGCGAAGTGGCCTCAGGTGGCGATATCGCGCGCGCGCGGCCGCTGTACGCCGCGCTCGCGCGCCTGTGCCAGCTGTGGGACGACGCGCTCGACATCGCCGAGGACCTGACCGCGCTCGCGCCCAATCATTTCCTGGGCAAGGGGCGGGGTGTCGACGTGGCGACCACCGTGGTCTACCTCGCGCGTGGTCTCGCGCGCGTCACCGCCGGCGCGGTCGTGCACGGCCACATCGAACGCGAACTCGGCGCGGCGCTGGCCGCCACCCTCGAGGCGGCGCATGCCTGGCATCCGCACAGCCATGCGCACCTTGCAGCTATGCCGCACGCTCTTGAATTGAGCGCGCGGCGGGCTGCGACGCAGTCTTGCGCTGTTGGCCGGCGCGCTCGGCGACCGCGTCGGCGAAGTGGACTTTGCTGCGCCATCCACCGCGCGCACTGCTGCATGCCGATGCCACGCCGAGCGCCGCGCGCATCGACGAGGCCATCGCCGCTGCCGTCGGCTTTCTCGAGGCCCGGCAGCGGTGCGACGGCAGCTTGCGAGGTTTCTGTCTCTATCCCGGTGCATCGAGTGACTGGCTGACGGCGCACGTGTGCTTCGTGGTCGAAGCGGTGCCGGCGCTCACCGGCTTGGCGCGCCGTGCCGCCGCCTACCTCGCGGCCCATGGCGCCGACGATGGCGGCTGGGGTTACAACCGGCGCGTGGCGGTGGACTGCGACAGCACCGCGCAGGCCCTGATGGTGACGCAGCGTTTCGATCTGTCCCTGCCGTCGTTCATCGGCGAAAGTCTCGCCGCCGCGCAGAGCGACGACGGTGGCTATCCCACCTACGTGCCGCAGGGCGCCGCCAACCCGGCCCACGGCTGGCAGGCCCCCCATGCCGAGGTGTCGGCCATGGTACTGGTCTGGCTGCGGCGCGGTGGCGGCCATGCACGCCGCGCGACGCGCTGCGAGGCGTGGCTCGCGAAGCAGCGGCGCGCCGGCGTGCTGCCGGCCTATTGGTGGAACGATGACGCCTATGCGCTGTGGTTGGACGCGCGCCTGGGTGATTTGCCGGCGCAAGCGGCGCCCGCGCTGGCCGCCTTGCTCGGGCGCGGACTGGCCTGTCCGCAGGCGGCGATGGCGCTCAGCGCCGCCGTGGCGCTGGGTGGTTTCGATGGGGCCTGCACGGCGGCCGCGCGTCGCCTGCTCGCCATGCAACCTCCTCGCCGACGGTTCATGGCCGTGCGCGCCGTGCCTGCGGGTGACCGCGCCCGGCGAATACACGGCGTCGCCGCAAGCGCGCGGCAGCGTGGTCGCCGACAGGCGTCGCGTGTTCGCCACCGCCCATGCGGTGGCGGCCCTGCAGGCGTTCGCCCTCAGCCGCGCGCGCGATGGCGCAGCGCGCCCAGCGTCGCCAGTGCCGGCGCCAGCAGGGCGAGACCGCCCGGCAGCGGCGTCGGCGCCCTTGAGCTCGACCATGAAATTGCCGAACTGGTAGCCGACCGCCGCTTCGTTGCCAACGATGAGGCCGGGCCCCATGGACAGCACGCTGTAGCTGAAGCTCACGCGGTAGCGGCCCTTGGCAAGACCGTTCAACTCCGCATCGGCGCGCGCGACGGCATGGGTGATGTAGATCAGCGCCGGCCCCGGTGAGCCCTGGGCCTCGGTAAAAGACGCTGGCGTAGGCGAGGTCGGCTATCGCATCGCCCTTGGCGAACAGCGCATCGATATGCGATTCGGTGTCGGAGCTGCGATCTATCTGCACGACATCCGGCGAGCCGGTGAAGATGTCGACATGCGCCACGGTGTCCGTCACCCAATAGGGCACGGCTTCCGCCGACGCGCGCGGCGCGTGAACGATGATGGTGGCCAGCGCGCCGATGGCGAGCCAGGATTTGCAAGACATAGATCCCTCCGCGTGACGGTCGACGCGACATGTCGACTTCGTTCAAGCGTAGCGAAGGCCGCGCGCGCCAAGCTGACCGGGGTCAGTTATGAACTCTCCGGTGCGCGGCATTGGCCATCGCCGCCCAGCGCTCGAGCTGTGAGTTGCCCCTCGCCGGCGTCCTGTTGATATAACTACGCCTGCATGGGATGTCACGGTGCGTGCCTCCCGACAGGAGCCCGAGGATGAGAGCCACGCGCATGTACTTCAACGCCTTTCGCATGAACTGCGTGACGCACATGTCACCGGGCCTGTGGACGCGCGAGGACGACCACATGGTCGAC
Above is a window of Pseudomonadota bacterium DNA encoding:
- a CDS encoding SDR family oxidoreductase — its product is MTTAGTRKSIFITGAASGMGLETARLFAAGGWFVGAYDLNEAGLAALEAELGAANCMARRLDVTDRDAYRGALAEFAGATGGKLDLLFNNAGIGKGGRFDEQSFEDIMAVVNVNFIGVLNGIHLAAPLLKATPNSLCFSTSSSSATMGMPGIAVYSATKHAVKGLTESLSSEFARYGVRVADTLPGLIDTPLIPDALRHGAANSGMFRLIQPVEVAKAVWASYHDEPDRLHWFVPAEIGDLDKASALDPEGTRAKLAVNAAFLDE
- a CDS encoding tail fiber domain-containing protein, giving the protein MDKRQPSPFVLTAALVSCTMIFGVVKAGPASLDSDADNNTSVGSGVWPGLLVTGIQVEGKNNSGFGFSALHNLTTGAGNSAFGVSALGSVSSGQGNSALGEHALAGGDTSHFQSAFGFFALEAGGGGVGENNAFGAFALQSATGGHNNAFGVKALQSNHADDNSAFGHEALMANLGNENSAFGAHALRSSSGESNTALGYSALQSSAGDQNVGVGAYTLNTNFGNNNVAVGSNAMLVNGAGNTNVAIGVSALRVNDQGSFNIALGFRAMQTNATGSFNQALGADALKQNHSGSENIAIGHGALFTNNTGLRNVAVGSKALFYNSTGRDNIAVGNASGSVPTAGISNIHIGHAGMAGDTRLIRIGRQGTQMKAFIAGVRGATVSGASVVVNSLGQLGVQSSSRRYKDDIAPIGDASDALLNLKPVTFRYKEADETGNKPLQYGLIAEDVARVLPALVVYDDHGQPETVAYQMLTSLLLNEFQKTHTKLDAVEARARNELAAANARAQAAEDAAQRASAIAAQAMHEMQSLHNEMTALRAASRRLEAAQNGATIATASEP
- a CDS encoding TPM domain-containing protein, with translation MRFQRLCRHLATRHAHLRRAFPERSLARIEEAIKASEQSHAGEIRFVVEAALDVPALLNDQAPRERALEVFSQLRVWDTEHNNGVLVYLLLADRDVEIVADRGIAARLPPSAWEDICRDMEAAFREGRYEAGVVNGIAAIGRHLAASFPVNGVARNELDDRPRLL
- a CDS encoding MBL fold metallo-hydrolase produces the protein MHIEFLGAAGEVTGSCHLLTVGGRRVLLDCGLIQGSRTDEARNAEPFAFDPASIDAVVLSHSHIDHGGRLPLLVKAGYRGPIYTHGAARDLCEILLRDAAFINEKEVEWENRKRERKGLAPRLPPYCVSREAERAMQRFVSLNYNETHTTCRA